A single region of the Pseudomonas sp. VD-NE ins genome encodes:
- the trpE gene encoding anthranilate synthase component I, with protein sequence MIREEFLRLAADGYNRIPLACETLADFDTPLSIYLKLADQPNSYLLESVQGGEKWGRYSIIGLPCRTVLRVHDHHVSITVDGVETESHDVEDPLAFVETFKARYNVPTIAGLPRFNGGLVGYFGYDCVRYVEKRLGKCPNPDPLGVPDILLMVSDAVVVFDNLAGKMHAIVLADPAQADAFEQGQAQLQALLEKLRQPITPRRGLDFSKQQSADPVFRSSFTQDDYEKAVDTIKEYILAGDCMQVVPSQRMSIDFKAAPIDLYRALRCFNPTPYMYFFNFGDFHVVGSSPEVLVRVEDNLITVRPIAGTRPRGATEEADVALEQDLLSDDKEIAEHLMLIDLGRNDTGRVSEIGSVKLTEKMVIERYSNVMHIVSNVTGQLKQGLTAMDALRAILPAGTLSGAPKIRAMEIIDELEPVKRGVYGGAVGYFAWNGNMDTAIAIRTAVIKNGELHVQAGGGIVADSVPALEWEETLNKRRAMFRAVALAEQTPEA encoded by the coding sequence ATGATCCGCGAAGAATTCCTGCGCTTGGCCGCTGACGGCTACAACCGCATTCCGTTGGCCTGTGAAACCCTGGCCGACTTCGACACGCCGCTGTCGATCTACCTGAAACTGGCCGACCAGCCCAACTCCTACCTGCTCGAATCGGTGCAGGGTGGCGAGAAATGGGGCCGTTACTCGATCATCGGACTGCCGTGCCGCACCGTGCTGCGGGTTCACGACCATCACGTCAGCATCACCGTTGATGGCGTTGAAACCGAAAGCCACGATGTTGAAGACCCTTTGGCCTTCGTTGAGACCTTCAAGGCGCGCTACAACGTGCCGACCATCGCTGGTCTGCCGCGTTTCAACGGTGGTCTGGTCGGTTACTTCGGTTATGACTGCGTGCGTTACGTCGAGAAGCGCCTGGGCAAGTGCCCGAACCCGGATCCGCTGGGCGTGCCGGACATTCTGCTGATGGTTTCCGACGCTGTCGTGGTGTTCGACAACCTCGCCGGCAAGATGCACGCAATCGTGCTGGCCGACCCTGCGCAGGCGGATGCCTTCGAACAAGGTCAGGCACAGTTGCAGGCGTTGCTGGAAAAACTCCGTCAGCCGATCACCCCGCGCCGCGGCCTGGATTTCAGCAAGCAGCAGTCGGCTGATCCGGTGTTCCGTTCGAGTTTCACGCAGGACGACTACGAAAAAGCCGTCGATACCATCAAGGAATACATCCTTGCCGGTGACTGCATGCAGGTTGTGCCTTCGCAGCGCATGTCGATCGACTTCAAGGCTGCACCGATCGATCTGTACCGTGCTTTGCGTTGCTTCAACCCGACGCCGTACATGTACTTCTTCAACTTCGGCGACTTCCACGTCGTTGGCAGTTCGCCGGAAGTGCTGGTGCGGGTTGAAGACAACCTGATCACCGTGCGTCCGATTGCCGGGACTCGCCCTCGTGGCGCCACCGAAGAAGCGGACGTGGCGCTGGAACAAGATCTGCTGTCGGATGACAAAGAGATCGCCGAGCACTTGATGCTGATCGATCTCGGTCGTAACGACACCGGCCGCGTCTCGGAAATCGGTTCGGTGAAACTCACCGAGAAAATGGTCATCGAGCGTTATTCCAACGTGATGCACATCGTTTCCAACGTCACCGGCCAGTTGAAACAAGGGCTGACAGCGATGGACGCACTGCGGGCGATTCTGCCGGCGGGCACACTGTCGGGCGCACCGAAGATTCGTGCGATGGAAATCATCGACGAGCTGGAGCCGGTCAAGCGTGGTGTTTACGGCGGGGCGGTCGGTTATTTCGCCTGGAACGGCAACATGGACACCGCGATTGCGATTCGCACGGCGGTGATCAAGAACGGCGAACTGCACGTGCAGGCCGGTGGCGGCATCGTTGCCGACTCGGTGCCGGCGCTGGAATGGGAAGAAACCTTGAACAAACGCCGCGCGATGTTCCGCGCCGTGGCCCTGGCCGAGCAAACCCCGGAAGCCTGA
- a CDS encoding phosphoglycolate phosphatase, with product MSGFEQLFPGKLPRLVMFDLDGTLIDSVPDLAAAVDTMLLSLGRQPAGIDSVREWVGNGAPVLVRRALAGGIDHSAVDDVEAEHALEVFMEAYGASHELTVVYPGVRDTLKWLQKQGVAMALITNKPERFVAPLLDQMKIGRYFKWIIGGDTLPQKKPDPAALFFVMKMANIPASQSLFVGDSRSDVLAAKAAGVKCVALSYGYNHGRPIAEESPALVIDDLRKLIPGCLGSAAEITLPDASQSPSGNAIVVVTRKLWMKVIKALARWRWRA from the coding sequence ATGAGCGGGTTTGAGCAGCTGTTCCCGGGGAAACTGCCACGGCTGGTGATGTTCGATCTGGATGGCACACTGATCGACTCGGTTCCGGACCTGGCAGCCGCGGTGGACACCATGCTGCTCTCCCTCGGCCGTCAACCGGCGGGCATCGATTCGGTGCGCGAATGGGTTGGCAATGGCGCGCCAGTCCTGGTGCGCCGCGCGCTGGCCGGTGGCATTGATCATTCGGCGGTGGATGACGTCGAGGCCGAGCATGCGCTGGAAGTGTTCATGGAGGCCTACGGCGCCAGCCATGAGCTGACCGTGGTCTATCCCGGCGTGCGCGACACCCTCAAGTGGCTGCAAAAGCAGGGCGTGGCCATGGCGCTGATCACCAACAAGCCGGAGCGCTTCGTCGCGCCGTTGCTGGATCAGATGAAGATCGGTCGCTACTTCAAGTGGATCATCGGCGGCGATACCCTGCCGCAGAAGAAGCCTGACCCGGCGGCGCTGTTCTTTGTGATGAAAATGGCCAACATCCCGGCCTCGCAATCGTTGTTCGTCGGCGACTCGCGCAGCGACGTACTGGCGGCGAAAGCAGCTGGGGTGAAGTGCGTGGCGCTGAGTTATGGCTACAACCATGGTCGACCGATTGCCGAAGAATCACCGGCGCTGGTCATCGACGATCTGCGCAAGCTAATTCCCGGTTGCCTAGGTTCCGCCGCTGAGATAACGTTGCCCGACGCTTCTCAATCCCCTTCTGGAAACGCCATCGTGGTGGTCACTCGCAAACTCTGGATGAAAGTCATCAAGGCCTTGGCCCGCTGGCGTTGGCGCGCCTGA
- the rpe gene encoding ribulose-phosphate 3-epimerase: MQPFVIAPSILSADFARLGEEVDNVLAAGADFVHFDVMDNHYVPNLTIGPMVCAALRKYGVTAPIDAHLMVSPVDRIVGDFIEAGATYITFHPEATLHVDRSLQLIREGGCKSGLVFNPATPLDVLKYVIDKVDMVLLMSVNPGFGGQKFIPGTLDKLREARAIIDASGRDIRLEIDGGVNVNNIREIAAAGADTFVAGSAIFNAPNYQEVIDKMRSELALARP; encoded by the coding sequence ATGCAGCCCTTCGTAATTGCTCCGTCGATTCTCTCCGCCGACTTCGCCCGCCTCGGCGAGGAAGTAGACAACGTTCTCGCCGCTGGCGCCGACTTCGTCCACTTCGACGTCATGGACAACCACTACGTACCCAACCTGACCATCGGCCCGATGGTTTGCGCGGCATTACGCAAGTACGGCGTCACCGCGCCGATCGACGCGCACCTGATGGTCAGCCCGGTGGATCGCATCGTTGGTGACTTCATCGAGGCTGGCGCGACCTACATCACCTTCCACCCGGAAGCCACGCTGCACGTTGATCGTTCGCTGCAACTGATCCGCGAGGGTGGCTGCAAATCCGGTCTGGTGTTCAACCCGGCGACCCCGCTGGACGTGCTCAAGTACGTGATCGACAAGGTCGACATGGTCTTGCTGATGAGCGTCAACCCGGGCTTCGGCGGGCAGAAGTTCATTCCTGGCACCCTCGATAAACTGCGCGAAGCGCGGGCGATCATCGATGCCTCGGGCCGTGATATTCGTCTGGAAATCGACGGCGGCGTCAACGTCAACAACATCCGCGAAATCGCCGCGGCTGGCGCTGACACCTTTGTTGCCGGCTCGGCGATCTTCAATGCGCCGAACTATCAGGAAGTCATCGACAAGATGCGTTCCGAACTGGCGCTGGCTCGCCCATGA
- a CDS encoding iron-containing alcohol dehydrogenase, translated as MSLSQFKIAHKLITGAAAIEQLAAELTRLDIDNPLIVTDAALVKSGTVELALVQLGGRDYEIFDRVLPDPEIAIVEDCMRVYREGGHDGLIGLGGGSAIDIAKSVAAYAGYHGALEDLFGVDQVPRKGPPLIAIPTTAGTGSEVTNVAILSDKVAQLKKGIVSDFLLPDVALVSPQMTLTCPRSVTAASGVDALVHAIESYLSVNASPITDSLALGAIKLIARALPKAYANGANLQAREDMATASLMAGMAFGNAGVGAVHALAYPLGGRFNIAHGVSNALLLPYVMTWNKMACVERMQDIAEAMGVKTAHLSAAEAADKAVQAMTDLCAAVEIPAGLRSFGVPEEAIPAMAVEAAGIERLMRNNPRKLSAVDIEKIYRAAY; from the coding sequence ATGAGTCTGTCCCAGTTCAAAATCGCTCACAAGCTGATCACCGGCGCCGCCGCCATCGAGCAACTGGCCGCCGAACTCACCCGCCTCGACATCGACAACCCCTTGATCGTCACCGACGCCGCGCTGGTCAAATCCGGTACGGTCGAGCTGGCGCTGGTGCAGCTCGGTGGGCGCGACTACGAGATTTTCGACCGCGTGCTGCCCGATCCGGAAATCGCCATCGTCGAAGACTGCATGCGCGTTTACCGCGAGGGCGGGCATGACGGCTTGATCGGCCTCGGTGGCGGCAGTGCCATCGACATCGCCAAAAGTGTCGCTGCCTATGCCGGTTACCACGGCGCGCTGGAAGATCTGTTCGGTGTCGACCAGGTGCCACGCAAAGGCCCGCCGCTGATCGCCATCCCGACCACCGCCGGCACCGGGTCCGAAGTCACCAACGTCGCGATTCTTTCGGACAAAGTCGCGCAGTTGAAGAAAGGCATCGTCAGCGACTTTCTATTACCGGACGTCGCGCTGGTCAGCCCGCAGATGACCCTGACCTGCCCGCGCAGCGTCACCGCCGCCAGCGGTGTCGACGCGCTGGTGCACGCCATCGAATCCTATCTGTCGGTGAATGCCTCGCCGATCACTGACTCTTTGGCCCTCGGCGCCATCAAGCTGATCGCCAGAGCCCTGCCCAAGGCCTATGCCAATGGCGCCAACCTCCAAGCCCGCGAAGACATGGCCACCGCCAGCCTGATGGCCGGCATGGCGTTTGGTAATGCCGGGGTCGGCGCGGTGCATGCGCTGGCGTATCCGCTGGGCGGGCGTTTCAACATTGCCCATGGCGTCAGTAACGCCTTGCTGCTGCCGTATGTCATGACCTGGAACAAGATGGCCTGCGTCGAGCGCATGCAGGATATTGCCGAAGCCATGGGAGTGAAGACCGCTCATCTGAGTGCAGCCGAGGCGGCGGACAAAGCCGTGCAGGCGATGACCGATTTGTGCGCGGCCGTGGAAATCCCGGCCGGGCTGCGCAGTTTCGGTGTGCCGGAAGAGGCGATCCCGGCGATGGCCGTGGAAGCGGCGGGCATTGAGCGCCTGATGCGCAACAACCCGCGCAAACTCAGCGCTGTGGACATCGAGAAGATCTACCGCGCGGCTTATTGA
- a CDS encoding ABC transporter permease: MLSPYMSPIERVWFYSLRILCGLILLFLILPVLVIIPLSFNSGSFLVYPLQGFSLHWYQDFFASAEWMRALKNSIIVAPAATVLAMVFGTLAAIGLTRGDFPGKALVMALVISPMVVPVVIIGVASYLFFAPLGLGNSFFSLIVVHAVLGVPFVIITVSATLQGFNHNLVRAAASLGASPLTAFRRVTLPLIAPGVISGALFAFATSFDEVVVTLFLAGPEQATLPRQMFSGIRENLSPTIAAAATLLIAFSVILLLTLEWLRGRSEKLRTAQV, translated from the coding sequence ATGCTGAGTCCTTACATGTCGCCCATCGAACGGGTGTGGTTCTACAGCCTGCGGATTCTCTGCGGCCTGATTCTGTTGTTCCTGATTCTGCCGGTGCTGGTGATCATCCCGTTGTCGTTCAACTCGGGCAGTTTTCTGGTCTATCCGCTGCAGGGTTTCTCGCTGCACTGGTATCAGGATTTCTTCGCCTCGGCGGAATGGATGCGCGCACTGAAGAACAGCATCATCGTCGCCCCGGCGGCGACAGTGCTGGCGATGGTCTTCGGCACGCTGGCGGCGATTGGTCTGACCCGTGGCGACTTCCCCGGTAAAGCACTGGTGATGGCGCTGGTGATCTCGCCGATGGTGGTGCCGGTGGTGATCATCGGTGTGGCGAGTTATCTGTTTTTTGCGCCGCTGGGGTTGGGTAACAGCTTCTTCTCGCTGATTGTGGTGCATGCGGTGCTAGGTGTGCCGTTTGTGATCATCACGGTGTCGGCGACGTTGCAGGGGTTTAACCATAATCTGGTGCGTGCTGCTGCGAGTCTGGGGGCATCGCCGCTGACCGCGTTCCGCCGGGTGACCTTGCCGCTGATTGCACCGGGGGTGATTTCCGGGGCGCTGTTTGCGTTTGCGACTTCGTTTGATGAGGTGGTGGTGACGCTGTTTCTGGCCGGGCCTGAGCAGGCGACGTTGCCACGGCAGATGTTTAGCGGGATACGCGAGAACCTCAGTCCGACGATTGCCGCTGCCGCTACTTTGCTGATTGCCTTCTCGGTGATTCTGCTGCTGACCCTGGAATGGCTGCGAGGCCGCAGCGAAAAACTGCGGACTGCTCAGGTTTAA
- a CDS encoding ABC transporter permease, with protein MAIAVPLNEGNSPTLKQKLKRAERVNRWKAQALIAPLVLFLLLVFLVPIVALLYKSVGNPEVVGGMPRTVAAIASWDGRGLPAEPVYKAAGEDLAEARKNQTLGDLSKRLNMELAGYRSLLTKTARALPFASEPASYKEALEGLDERWGDPAYWQAVKRNTSSITPYYLLASVDHRIDDLGEIAPATPDQAIYLDIFARTFWMGLVITVICLLLAYPLAYLLANLPSRQSNLLMILVLLPFWTSILVRVAAWIVLLQSGGLINSGLMAMGIIDKPLELVFNRTGVYISMVHILLPFMILPIYSVMKGISPTYMRAAISLGCHPFASFWRVYFPQTYAGVGAGCLLVFILAIGYYITPALLGSPNDQMVSYFVAFYTNTSINWGMATALGGLLLLATVVLYLIYSWLVGASRLRLS; from the coding sequence ATGGCCATCGCCGTTCCCCTGAACGAGGGCAACAGCCCCACCTTGAAGCAGAAGCTCAAGCGCGCCGAGCGGGTCAACCGCTGGAAGGCGCAAGCGCTGATTGCGCCGCTGGTGCTGTTTCTGTTGCTGGTGTTTCTGGTGCCGATCGTGGCGCTGCTCTACAAAAGCGTCGGCAATCCCGAAGTGGTCGGCGGCATGCCGCGCACCGTGGCGGCCATCGCCAGTTGGGACGGCCGCGGCCTGCCCGCTGAACCGGTCTACAAAGCCGCCGGCGAAGACCTCGCCGAAGCACGCAAAAACCAGACACTGGGCGATCTGTCCAAGCGCTTGAACATGGAGTTGGCCGGCTATCGCAGCCTGCTGACCAAAACCGCCCGGGCGCTGCCCTTCGCCAGCGAACCGGCCTCTTATAAAGAAGCGCTGGAAGGTCTCGACGAGCGTTGGGGCGACCCCGCCTACTGGCAGGCGGTCAAACGCAACACCAGCAGCATCACCCCATACTACTTGCTGGCGTCCGTCGACCACCGCATCGACGACCTCGGCGAAATCGCCCCGGCCACCCCGGATCAGGCGATCTACCTCGACATCTTCGCCCGCACCTTCTGGATGGGCCTGGTCATCACGGTAATCTGTCTGCTGCTCGCCTATCCATTGGCTTACCTGCTGGCGAATCTGCCGTCGCGGCAAAGCAACCTGCTGATGATTCTGGTGCTGCTGCCGTTCTGGACCTCGATTCTGGTGCGCGTCGCCGCGTGGATCGTGCTGCTGCAATCGGGCGGTCTGATCAACAGTGGCCTGATGGCGATGGGCATTATCGATAAGCCGCTGGAACTGGTGTTCAACCGCACCGGCGTATATATCTCGATGGTGCACATCCTGCTGCCGTTCATGATTCTGCCGATCTACAGCGTGATGAAAGGCATCTCGCCGACCTACATGCGCGCGGCGATTTCCCTTGGCTGCCATCCGTTCGCCAGTTTCTGGCGGGTGTACTTCCCGCAGACCTACGCCGGTGTCGGCGCCGGTTGCCTGTTGGTGTTCATTCTCGCTATTGGTTACTACATCACCCCGGCGCTGCTCGGCAGCCCGAACGATCAAATGGTCAGCTACTTCGTCGCCTTCTACACCAACACCAGCATCAACTGGGGCATGGCCACCGCACTGGGCGGGCTGTTGCTGCTGGCGACCGTGGTGCTTTATCTGATTTACAGCTGGCTGGTGGGCGCCAGTCGCCTGCGCCTGAGCTAA
- a CDS encoding ABC transporter substrate-binding protein — protein MLRSLKFTALTLGLMGAASAMAAGPDLTVVSFGGANKAAQVKAFYAPWEAAGNGKIVAGEYNGEMAKVKAMVDTKSVSWDLVEVESPELSRGCDEDMFEQLDPALFGKTEDYVKGAIQPCGVGFFVWSTVLAYNADKLKTAPTSWADFWDTKKFPGKRGLRKGAKYTLEFALMADGVAPKDVYKELASKGGQDRAFKKLDELKPNIQWWEAGAQPPQYLASGDVVMSSAYNGRIAAVQKESNLKVVWNGGIYDFDAWAIPKGLDAKRAEAAKKFIAYSVQPQQQKTYSENIAYGPANTQAVPLLAKDVLKDMPTTPENIANQVQIDVSFWADNGEQLEQRFNSWAAK, from the coding sequence ATGTTGAGATCCCTGAAGTTCACCGCCCTGACCCTGGGCCTGATGGGTGCGGCAAGCGCAATGGCCGCTGGCCCCGATTTGACCGTGGTGTCGTTTGGCGGGGCGAACAAGGCGGCGCAAGTCAAAGCCTTCTATGCACCGTGGGAAGCGGCAGGCAACGGCAAGATCGTCGCCGGCGAATACAACGGCGAAATGGCCAAGGTCAAAGCCATGGTCGACACCAAGAGCGTGTCGTGGGATCTGGTCGAGGTTGAATCGCCAGAACTGTCCCGTGGTTGTGACGAAGACATGTTCGAACAACTCGACCCGGCGCTGTTCGGCAAAACCGAAGATTACGTCAAAGGCGCGATCCAGCCGTGCGGCGTGGGCTTCTTCGTTTGGTCGACCGTACTGGCCTACAACGCCGACAAGCTGAAAACCGCGCCAACCAGCTGGGCCGATTTTTGGGACACCAAGAAATTTCCGGGCAAACGTGGCCTGCGCAAAGGCGCCAAATACACCCTCGAATTCGCTTTGATGGCCGATGGCGTGGCGCCGAAAGACGTCTACAAGGAACTGGCGAGCAAGGGTGGTCAGGATCGCGCGTTCAAGAAACTCGATGAGCTGAAACCGAACATCCAGTGGTGGGAAGCCGGCGCACAACCGCCGCAATACCTCGCTTCCGGTGACGTGGTGATGAGCTCGGCCTACAACGGTCGCATCGCGGCGGTGCAGAAAGAGTCCAACCTGAAAGTGGTGTGGAACGGCGGCATCTACGACTTCGACGCGTGGGCTATCCCGAAAGGTCTAGACGCCAAGCGCGCGGAAGCGGCGAAGAAATTCATCGCTTACTCGGTGCAGCCGCAGCAGCAGAAGACCTACTCGGAAAACATCGCCTACGGCCCGGCCAATACCCAGGCTGTGCCGCTGCTGGCCAAGGATGTCCTGAAAGACATGCCGACCACCCCGGAAAACATCGCCAACCAGGTGCAGATCGACGTCAGCTTCTGGGCTGACAACGGCGAGCAACTGGAGCAGCGCTTCAACTCCTGGGCTGCGAAATAA
- a CDS encoding ABC transporter ATP-binding protein, whose amino-acid sequence MSQVDTNAGASDVLVSFRGVQKSYDGENLIVKDLNLDIRKGEFLTLLGPSGSGKTTSLMMLAGFETPTAGEILLAGRSINNVPPHKRDIGMVFQNYALFPHMTVAENLAFPLTVRGLNKSDVSDRVKKVLSMVQLDAFASRYPAQLSGGQQQRVALARALVFEPQLVLMDEPLGALDKQLREHMQMEIKHLHQRLGVTVVYVTHDQGEALTMSDRVAVFHQGEIQQIAPPRTLYEEPKNTFVANFIGENNRLNGRLLSQSGERCVVELGRGEKVEALAVNVGQTGEPVTLSIRPERVSLNGSSDQCVNRFSGRVAEFIYLGDHVRVRLEVCGKTDFFVKQPIAELDPALAVGDVVPLGWQVEHVRALDPLLEAN is encoded by the coding sequence ATGAGCCAGGTCGATACAAACGCAGGGGCCAGCGATGTGCTGGTCAGCTTTCGTGGAGTGCAGAAGAGCTACGACGGCGAGAACCTGATCGTCAAAGACCTCAACCTCGACATTCGCAAAGGCGAATTCCTCACCCTGCTCGGGCCTTCCGGTTCCGGCAAGACCACCAGCCTGATGATGCTCGCCGGTTTCGAAACGCCGACCGCTGGCGAGATCCTGTTGGCCGGGCGCTCGATCAACAACGTGCCGCCGCACAAGCGCGACATCGGCATGGTGTTCCAGAACTACGCGCTGTTTCCGCACATGACTGTGGCCGAGAACCTCGCGTTCCCGCTGACCGTCCGTGGCCTGAACAAAAGTGATGTCAGCGACCGCGTGAAGAAAGTCCTCAGCATGGTTCAGCTCGATGCGTTCGCTTCCCGCTATCCGGCGCAGTTGTCCGGTGGTCAGCAACAACGTGTGGCATTGGCCCGCGCGCTGGTGTTCGAACCGCAACTGGTGTTGATGGACGAACCCCTTGGCGCCCTCGACAAACAACTGCGCGAACACATGCAGATGGAAATCAAACACCTGCACCAGCGTCTCGGCGTGACCGTGGTCTACGTGACCCACGATCAGGGTGAAGCGCTGACCATGTCCGACCGCGTCGCGGTGTTCCATCAAGGCGAAATCCAGCAGATCGCCCCACCGCGCACCCTTTACGAAGAGCCGAAAAATACCTTCGTCGCCAACTTCATCGGTGAGAACAACCGCCTCAACGGCCGTCTGCTCAGCCAGAGCGGCGAGCGCTGCGTGGTCGAGCTGGGCCGTGGCGAAAAGGTCGAGGCGCTGGCGGTCAACGTCGGCCAGACCGGCGAACCGGTGACCCTGTCGATCCGTCCGGAGCGCGTCAGCCTCAACGGTTCGAGCGATCAATGCGTTAACCGCTTCTCAGGGAGGGTGGCGGAATTCATCTATCTGGGCGACCACGTCCGGGTGCGCCTGGAAGTCTGCGGCAAGACCGACTTCTTCGTGAAACAACCGATTGCCGAGCTCGATCCCGCGCTCGCGGTCGGCGACGTGGTTCCGCTTGGCTGGCAGGTCGAGCACGTACGCGCACTCGATCCTCTTCTAGAGGCGAACTGA
- a CDS encoding response regulator transcription factor, which yields MEKNVIRVLVAEDHTIVREGIKQLIGLAKDLQVVGEASNGEQLLETLRNVPCEVVLLDISMPGVNGLEAIPRIRALNNPPAILVLSMHDEAQMAARALKVGAAGYATKDSDPALLLTAIRKVAAGGRYIDPDLADRMVFEVGLTDARPLHSLLSEREFSVFERLAQGANVNDIAQQLALSSKTISTHKARLMQKLNITSLAELVKYAMEHKLL from the coding sequence ATGGAGAAGAACGTGATCCGTGTACTGGTAGCCGAAGACCACACCATCGTCCGCGAAGGCATCAAGCAATTGATCGGCCTGGCCAAGGACCTGCAAGTGGTAGGTGAGGCGAGCAATGGCGAGCAACTGCTCGAAACCCTGCGCAACGTGCCGTGCGAAGTGGTGCTGCTCGACATCTCCATGCCCGGGGTCAATGGCCTGGAGGCGATCCCGCGCATCCGTGCGCTGAACAATCCGCCGGCGATTCTGGTGCTGTCGATGCACGACGAGGCGCAGATGGCTGCTCGGGCGCTGAAGGTTGGCGCCGCCGGGTATGCGACCAAGGACAGCGATCCGGCGCTGTTGCTCACCGCCATTCGCAAGGTCGCGGCGGGTGGGCGTTACATTGATCCGGATCTGGCGGATCGCATGGTCTTCGAAGTCGGCCTGACCGATGCGCGACCGCTGCATTCGTTGCTGTCGGAACGCGAATTCTCGGTATTCGAGCGTCTGGCCCAAGGCGCCAACGTCAACGACATCGCCCAGCAACTGGCCCTGAGCAGCAAGACCATCAGCACCCACAAGGCGCGGCTGATGCAAAAGCTCAACATCACCTCGCTGGCCGAACTGGTCAAATACGCGATGGAACACAAACTCCTCTGA